One genomic region from Selenomonadales bacterium encodes:
- a CDS encoding isoprenyl transferase, with the protein MWRKWLGTAKQDSVNLSLVEQVKQKPMPQHIAIIMDGNGRWAKKRGMMRSYGHRAGADRLRSIVRTAAELGVSVLTTYAFSTENWKRPAQEVDFLMKLFWEYLDNNIEEMHQNQVKVRFIGKTEELSPALYEKMMAAEAKTANNTGLVLNLAVNYGGRAEIVSAVQKIAQEVKEGTLQVEDITEKMLSDRMYTGGLPDPDLLIRPSGDLRISNFLLWQLAYAEFWFTGINWPDFTSEVLLEAILEYQKRDRRFGGLKNK; encoded by the coding sequence ATGTGGAGAAAATGGCTGGGGACTGCAAAACAAGATTCGGTCAATCTCTCTTTGGTTGAACAAGTGAAACAAAAACCGATGCCGCAGCATATTGCGATCATTATGGACGGTAACGGACGCTGGGCGAAAAAGCGCGGTATGATGCGCAGCTATGGCCACCGTGCGGGTGCCGACAGACTTCGTTCGATCGTGCGTACTGCGGCGGAACTTGGTGTGTCCGTATTGACGACGTATGCGTTCTCGACGGAGAACTGGAAACGTCCGGCACAGGAAGTCGATTTTTTGATGAAGCTCTTTTGGGAATATCTCGACAATAATATTGAAGAGATGCACCAAAACCAAGTGAAGGTTCGTTTCATTGGGAAAACAGAAGAATTGTCGCCTGCACTGTATGAAAAGATGATGGCGGCAGAGGCAAAAACGGCGAATAATACGGGGCTCGTGCTCAATCTTGCGGTCAATTACGGCGGTCGTGCAGAAATCGTATCGGCTGTGCAAAAGATCGCACAGGAAGTAAAAGAAGGCACGCTTCAGGTAGAAGATATCACGGAAAAGATGCTTTCCGACCGTATGTATACGGGAGGACTTCCCGATCCTGACTTGTTGATCCGCCCGAGCGGAGATCTTCGCATCAGTAATTTCTTGTTATGGCAACTGGCGTATGCAGAATTTTGGTTTACAGGCATCAATTGGCCTGACTTTACCTCGGAGGTATTACTCGAGGCGATTTTGGAATATCAAAAACGTGATCGCAGATTCGGCGGTCTCAAAAATAAATAG
- a CDS encoding 4Fe-4S binding protein, producing MAYKINDECVSCGACEATCPVGAISEGDGKYVISEDCVECGACAAGCPMGAIEAP from the coding sequence ATGGCTTACAAAATCAATGATGAATGCGTTTCCTGCGGTGCTTGCGAAGCAACTTGCCCGGTTGGTGCAATTTCTGAAGGCGACGGTAAATATGTTATCTCTGAAGACTGTGTAGAATGCGGTGCTTGCGCTGCAGGCTGCCCGATGGGTGCGATTGAAGCTCCTTGA